A region of the bacterium genome:
GGGGAAGATTTCAGATTCCATCAGTGGGGGGAACTCAAATTGGCAGTCTATAACCTAACCGCACAGGTCGAAAAGATTCAACCTGTGAAATAGGAATATTTTGATCGTGGTTAGTGTAAGAAGGGGGATAAGGGGATAAAGGAGATATGGAGATATCAGAAGAATATCAAGAAAATCTACTTACTGAGATAATAATTCAATGTATTATCAAGACACACCAGACACTGGGTCCAGGCTTCCTGGAAAGTATTTACCGCAGGGCAATGGTAATTGAACTTACAAAACAGGGATTGAGAGTTGAGACAGAGAAAGAAATACTAATCTACTACGAAGGAGAAGAAGTTGAGAAACACAGATTGGATATTCTTGTAGAAAGCAAGGTAATAGTAGAACTAAAAACGGTGGAGGAATTAAGCAAAGCTCATTATGCTCAGGTTCGCTCATATTTAAAAGCTACAGGTGTAAAGGTGGCTCTTCTTGTAAACTTTGCTAAAGAAAAGGCAGATTTTAGAAGAGTGGAATTAGAATAATATCCCCTTATCTCCTTAATCTCCCTATCTCCTTTTCTTACACCAAATAGTGTGGTATAATTTTATTTTCCCAGTTCGACCTATTTCACAGGTCGAAAAATTTCGACCTGTACGGTTAGGTTTAGGGGGACCGTTCAGGTGGGTGAAACGCAAGATGTTTGGTGATAATTGCTGGTGCCCCACTACATATATTAACCACCTCTTTTTATAGGCTCAAAAAAGGAAGCAAAACAGTCTCTCAAAATACTATATTTTGTGTTTTGTAATTCCTAAAAGCCCAAATGTAGTGGCTGAACGGTTACTAAAAATGTAAGCCTGCTCCTGACAGGTTTACGGAGGTTGGGATTTTTCCATATCTATCAGCCAGCTCTTCTTCAATTTCTTGTAAGGATTTAAAATCTTGGGTTAAAGATATTTTTATAGATGGCATACCGTTGAGTAGTATCCTTGATATATTCTTCTGGGATATAGGTATCACAGAGCAAATCCATTATGGGCAAGGTATCATCAGGTATTTGTTCGTCTTTTAATTTATCTATGGTTTCTTGAAGTAACCTACAGTACAAGTCAAATCTCCGCTACCTACAAATACCCGTACCTTTTAAACCAGTAAAATGCTTTTTTAATTGATTCATCAATAGGTGTTTGAGGGGAAAACTCTATTCCCTTGATTGCTTTTTGAGGGGTAAAATAATGGTTAACATAGCCCATCTTTGATAGACCTACCGTAATCATAGGTTCTTTTTTAGAAATGTGTTTACTCCATTGCTCAGATAAATAACTCATTCCCATAGATAGTGAATAGGGTATTCTCATCGTTGGAGGTTTTACACCTACTATCTGAGCAATCTTTTCAAATATCTCTCTATAGGTTAAATTCTGACTCGCTAAAATATACCTTTCGCCCACTTTGCCATTTTTAAGCGCTAAAAAGTGTCCCTTGGCTACATCCTCTACATCAACAAAATTGTTCCCTCCTGGAGGATAACCTATAATCTTGCCTTTAGCCATCTCTAATATCATTCGTCCTGAGGTAGGTTTTATATCCCACTCTCCAAACATATACGAAGGATTTACTATAATTAATGGAAGTCCTTTTCCCAGTATCTGTTGAGCTTTTATTTCCGCCTCATACTTACTATTAATGTAATCTATGTCTAAATATCCTAAATTGAAAGATGTAGTTTCATCCGCAGGTTCTCCCTTTTTAATCCCAATAGTCGAAACAGTACTTGTATATACTACTTTCTCCACATTACTTTTAAGGGCTTCTTCAAGCACATTTATTGTCCCTCCGACATTAACATCCCACATCATCTTTTTAGCCTGCTTATTCGGAACCCATAAGGAAACTATTCCGGCGGTATGAAACACCACATCACATCCTTTTAAAGCGTTGGCAATAGATTCTCTATTCAAAACATCACCATAGAATTTCTCAATATCTAACCTCTCCAGCCCTAATGTATTGCTTGTATTTCTAATGAGGGCTCTTACCATTAGTCCTTCTTGAATAAGTCTTCTTACCAGATTTACCCCTAAAAACCCAGTTGCTCCTGTAACTAATACCTTCATTTACTCATACCGTAATGCGACAATAGGGTCTAGATTTGATGCTTTGTAGGCAGGATAAATCCCGGAGAACATCCCTATTCCTAATGAAAAACTTACTGCCAGAATGATTGAATTTAACGAAATTACAGTTGGTATTTTGATAAATATAGAGGCAATATTTGCCAGAAGGATTCCTCCACCTATTCCAAGACACCCTCCAATGGTGGATATTGTTACCGCTTCAATTAAGAATTGTCCCATAATGTCTTTGCCCCTTGCACCAATTGCCTTTCTTATCCCTATCTCCTTTCTCCTTTCCAAAACAGCGGTAAGCATCATATTCATTATACCAATCCCACCAACTAATAATGAGATACAGGCAATTGCTACCCCAACTAAAGTAAGGGTTTGGTTTATTTGGGTATAAGTTTTTATAAATTCTTCTGAAGATTCTGCATTATACTTTCCTCTATTCTGGTGTCGTTTCTTAAGAAAATTAATAATGAAAGAAGAAGCCTCTTCAACACTTATAGAGGGGATAAATCGAACCTGTAAAAAATCTATGACCTCCTTTTTGTCTTTCTCAGCTATTCTAATAGCAATGTTATAAGGGATAAAAATTGCGTCTCCAACCCAACCTCCAATAGTCATTACTCCTATGTGCCTCCAGGCCATTACTCCAACCACTACGAATTTTTCCCTGCCTATTCTTATAACCTTTCCTATCGGATTTTCTTCTTTAAAGAATGTCTCTGAGATATCTTTTCCTATTATGCAGACATGATGTTGTAATTTTATATCCAAATTATTAATTAATCGTCCCATAATGAGAACACAACCTTCACCATGGAAAAAGTCAGAAGAAGTTACACCATGAATACTCACTTTATCTTTAACCTTACCTTTCGTCACTATCTTTTCTATGTTAATTCTTGGTTTACTGCTTTCTACAATAGGCAATCGTTCAATTGCTCTTGCATCTTCTAATGTTATCCTTCCTTTCTGATTTGTATTGGGATCATACTCAGAATATATATCTATAGTATTGATACCTAACTCTTCCAACAGGTTAAGAACCTGTTTTTTTGTTCCATTCCCTATGGATATAAGGGAAACAATCGCTCCTATTCCAATAAATATACTTAATATGGCTAATATAGAACGTGTTTTATTTCCCCAGATGCCTATAAAGGCTATCCTTACCCATTCTCTAACTTTCATCTATTTCTTTCACCTATTATTTTCCCATCTTGAAGGTAAATAACTCTTTTTGCAAAGGAGGCAATATGTTCATCATGGGTAACCACTAAGATAGTCTTCCCTTCTTGAGATAGGGAAATGAAGATGGCCATAATTTCATTTCCACATTTAGTATCTAAATTACCTGTTGGTTCATCGGCTAAGATTAGTGTCGGGGTATTGGCAAGTGCTCGCGCAATAGCTACTCGCTGTTGTTCTCCACCAGATAACTCATTAGGTCTATGATTTCTTCTATCAAAAAGTCCTACCTTCTCCAATAAATATAAACTCCTTTCTCTACACTCTCTTCTCACCGCCCCTCTATAAACAAGAGGTAATTCAACATTCAAAAGGGCAGAATATTGTGGCAGTAAATTAAAACTTTGGAAGATAAAACCTATTTTTTTATTTCTGGTCATAGCCACTTTGTCTCCATTGAAATTATTTACATATTCACCTTCAAAATAATGAAATCCTGAACTTGGAACATCTAAAAGTCCAATGATATTAAGTAAAGTTGACTTGCCAGAACCTGAAGGACCCATAATAGCTGTAAATTCCCCAGAACTAATTTGAAGCGAGATACCAGCTAAGGCACAAATATCCACACTACCCATTTTGTAAATCTTAAAGATATCCTTTAATTCTATTATTCTCATAGCCTTCTATAAATTCCTTTCCCTTACCTTTACCCCAGCGGATATTTTCTCCTTATTTGAAGTAATGATTTTCTCTCCTTCTTGCAATCCCTTTTTTATAACCACCTCTACTTCATTACTTACGCCAATTTCTACCTTTTTCATCCTGGCAGACGAACCTTCTACCGTATAAACAAAGTATCTTCCATCTTTGTTTATTAAGGCATTTTGAGGAATAACTAATACATCCTTCATTTTGTCAATAGTTATCTCTATATCCGCCGATAAATTGGGTATCAAAAGTAAGTCCGAAGGGAATTTTTTTAATTCAATAATTGCTTCCATATAAGGATATTCTCCGGATGTAGCACATGGAATAATCTTCATAATTTCGCCTTCTAAATAATTCCTATCCGCAGGTAGCCACTCCCCAGTAATAGTGGCTTTCAGACATGGCTTTACTCTATTTATATCTAACTCCTCAATCTTAGCTTTAAGTAATGGTTTGTCTAAATTCATTATTTTAAATAGAGTTTCTCCAACCAGGACATATTCTTTTAAACCAACTATGTCTTCTATTATTACGCCATTAATTGGCGAGATTATTTCTGTCTCTTTTAACTCATTCTCCGCCTTCTTAAGAATTTCTTTATCTAATTTTAATTTCTTCTCTACTTCAGACAAATCATCCTTCCATACTTTCTCATAGTGTTCTATATCTACCTTCAATTGTGTTACATGGAGTTGTGCATCTTTAATTTCTTTGGTCAAAGAATCTAATTCAGGTAAAGAGATACTCTTTTTTTCATATAGCTCTTTGTAAATACATTCTTTCTTCTTAAGGTATTCCAAATTAGTATTTGCTTTGATGAGTTCATTTTTTGCCTTTGTCAGTTCATAAGGAGAATCTTTTAATCTATTTAATGAATTCTC
Encoded here:
- a CDS encoding GxxExxY protein; amino-acid sequence: MEISEEYQENLLTEIIIQCIIKTHQTLGPGFLESIYRRAMVIELTKQGLRVETEKEILIYYEGEEVEKHRLDILVESKVIVELKTVEELSKAHYAQVRSYLKATGVKVALLVNFAKEKADFRRVELE
- a CDS encoding NAD-dependent epimerase/dehydratase family protein — translated: MKVLVTGATGFLGVNLVRRLIQEGLMVRALIRNTSNTLGLERLDIEKFYGDVLNRESIANALKGCDVVFHTAGIVSLWVPNKQAKKMMWDVNVGGTINVLEEALKSNVEKVVYTSTVSTIGIKKGEPADETTSFNLGYLDIDYINSKYEAEIKAQQILGKGLPLIIVNPSYMFGEWDIKPTSGRMILEMAKGKIIGYPPGGNNFVDVEDVAKGHFLALKNGKVGERYILASQNLTYREIFEKIAQIVGVKPPTMRIPYSLSMGMSYLSEQWSKHISKKEPMITVGLSKMGYVNHYFTPQKAIKGIEFSPQTPIDESIKKAFYWFKRYGYL
- a CDS encoding ABC transporter permease — encoded protein: MKVREWVRIAFIGIWGNKTRSILAILSIFIGIGAIVSLISIGNGTKKQVLNLLEELGINTIDIYSEYDPNTNQKGRITLEDARAIERLPIVESSKPRINIEKIVTKGKVKDKVSIHGVTSSDFFHGEGCVLIMGRLINNLDIKLQHHVCIIGKDISETFFKEENPIGKVIRIGREKFVVVGVMAWRHIGVMTIGGWVGDAIFIPYNIAIRIAEKDKKEVIDFLQVRFIPSISVEEASSFIINFLKKRHQNRGKYNAESSEEFIKTYTQINQTLTLVGVAIACISLLVGGIGIMNMMLTAVLERRKEIGIRKAIGARGKDIMGQFLIEAVTISTIGGCLGIGGGILLANIASIFIKIPTVISLNSIILAVSFSLGIGMFSGIYPAYKASNLDPIVALRYE
- a CDS encoding ABC transporter ATP-binding protein produces the protein MRIIELKDIFKIYKMGSVDICALAGISLQISSGEFTAIMGPSGSGKSTLLNIIGLLDVPSSGFHYFEGEYVNNFNGDKVAMTRNKKIGFIFQSFNLLPQYSALLNVELPLVYRGAVRRECRERSLYLLEKVGLFDRRNHRPNELSGGEQQRVAIARALANTPTLILADEPTGNLDTKCGNEIMAIFISLSQEGKTILVVTHDEHIASFAKRVIYLQDGKIIGERNR
- a CDS encoding efflux RND transporter periplasmic adaptor subunit codes for the protein MKKSINLHKKVSILIIGLLILLLIPIFIFTTIKKSPICNVDVTSVKKKDFISTLSTTGRIIPEESVEIKTSVSGKIILKTIKEGEYVKKDKVLLKIDKTPYLVALKEAEFNLIKDENSLNRLKDSPYELTKAKNELIKANTNLEYLKKKECIYKELYEKKSISLPELDSLTKEIKDAQLHVTQLKVDIEHYEKVWKDDLSEVEKKLKLDKEILKKAENELKETEIISPINGVIIEDIVGLKEYVLVGETLFKIMNLDKPLLKAKIEELDINRVKPCLKATITGEWLPADRNYLEGEIMKIIPCATSGEYPYMEAIIELKKFPSDLLLIPNLSADIEITIDKMKDVLVIPQNALINKDGRYFVYTVEGSSARMKKVEIGVSNEVEVVIKKGLQEGEKIITSNKEKISAGVKVRERNL